The following DNA comes from Pseudomonadota bacterium.
CGAGGAACGCCACGACGTTCGCCACCTCCTCGGGTCGGCCGAACCGCCCGACGAGGATCCGCCCCTTGGCCGCGAGCTTCACCTGACGCGGCATCCGAGCGGTCATGTCGGTCTCCACGAAGCCGGGCAGCACTGCGTTGACCCGCACTCCCTTCGGCGCGAGCTCGGCCGCGAGCGCCCGCGTGAACGCCGCGAGCCCCCCCTTGGAGGCGCAGTAGTTGGTCTGGCCCGCGATGCCGAAGACGGCCGCGACCGAGGAGATCGTGACGATCGCCCCGGACTTCTGCGCCAGCATCGGCCGGCACGCCGCCTTGGCGAACCGAAACGCGCCGACGAGGTTCGTGTCGATCACCTCGGCGAAGTCTTCCTCCGGCATCAGCATGAGGTACTGATCGCGCGTCACCCCGGCGTTGCACACGAGGATGTCGAGGCGCCCGCGCCCGCGCACCACGCCCTCGACACACGCGGCGACCGCGGCGGAGTCGCGCGAATTGCACTCGACCGCCTCCACCGCAAGCCCGGAGCCGGCCGCCTCCCGCACGATCACCGCCGCCTGTTCCGCGCTGTGCCCGTAGGTGAACACGACGTGGGCGCCGCGACGCGCGAGCTCCTCGACGACGGCGCGGCCGATGCCGCGGGAGCCGCCGGTCACGAGCGCCACCCTATCTGCCAGCTCTCTTCCCATCCGTGCCTCCTGCGGTGCCCCCCTCGTCGATCCAGACGAGAAGAACGCCCCCGCCCACCGCGGCCGTGTGAGCCCCGTCGCGCGCCGCGCTCACGATCCAGTCGCTCGCCTCGGAGCCCGCCGCGAGCTCGGCGTGCAGCCGGCCGTCGGCCGAGAGCTCTATCACGCCTTCCTCCACCGCGCAGCTCAAGACCGATGCGGACGCGAGCCACTGCAGCCGGCCCCGGCACCGCGCGCCCGTTTCGCCGCCGAGCTTGCGCGGCGCGGCCCGCTCGCCTCCGGTCGCGACGTCCACGGCGAGGAGCCCGTCCTTCTCGTGCGAGACGAACACCCGGCTCCCGTCGCCGTCGAGCGCGACGTCCGCCACGGCGTACGGATCGACCTCGATCTGCGCGACCATCGCGCGCCGCCCCGTGTCCCAGACGCGGACGACCGTTCGCGACGGGTCGTACTCGAGGGTGGCGAAGCGCGCGCCGTCCCCGCTCGCCGCGAGGCGGTCAACCGGCCCGCGCAGATCCCGCGGCGGCAGCCGCCAGCTGATCGTGCCGTCCGCGAGGTTCCACAGCGTGACCTCTCCCCCCGAGCCCGCCACCAGGACGGCGCGACCCGGCGGGAGGCTCCGCGCGGCACGGCCGCTCGACGGGATCGCGAGGTGCAGGCCGCCCGCCGCGGCATCGAACCTGTGGATCCTGCCGTCGCCGGTCAGCGCGACGACCCAGCGGCCGTCCGTGGAGAACGCGACCTCGACCACGCCGCCCGCGCTCGCGGGGTAGAGCGCCGTCCAGGCGAGCCTGATGTCGTTCGACAGCGCGTACACCTCGACCCTCGGCTTCAGGCCGCCCATCGCCACGGCGAGGCGCCGTCCCTCCGGATCGATGGCGAGCGCCCTCGCCTCGCGCCCCACTCCCCCGAGCACGCACCGCGGCGCGCCGTCCTCGACGCCGTCGCGGCAGCGCGGAGGGCTCGCGGCGGCCCTGTACTCGAACAGCGCTGCCCCATCCCGCCCCGCGAGCACCTGTGCCTCGACGACGGCCACCTCGAACGCCGGGCGCGGCACGAACACCTGGCCGAGCGGCCTGAGCACCCAGCGGACGATCACGTCCCTCTCGAGCGCCTCCGCGCGAACGGCGCCGCCGACGGGCGTGAGCGCCAGCCCCTCGCCGCGCGCGACGACCGCCACGCCGCCCTTCTTGGGCCAACGGGCTCGGCTCGGCGCGAGCTCGGCCCGGACCTCTTGACCATCCGCGCTCACGTCGAGGCA
Coding sequences within:
- the fabG gene encoding 3-oxoacyl-ACP reductase FabG, coding for MGRELADRVALVTGGSRGIGRAVVEELARRGAHVVFTYGHSAEQAAVIVREAAGSGLAVEAVECNSRDSAAVAACVEGVVRGRGRLDILVCNAGVTRDQYLMLMPEEDFAEVIDTNLVGAFRFAKAACRPMLAQKSGAIVTISSVAAVFGIAGQTNYCASKGGLAAFTRALAAELAPKGVRVNAVLPGFVETDMTARMPRQVKLAAKGRILVGRFGRPEEVANVVAFLVSDEASYVVGQEIVVDGGLTSTVGAAP
- a CDS encoding PQQ-binding-like beta-propeller repeat protein, whose amino-acid sequence is MRTELLAALAAVILAAGAARADADDPALSPLADEKGVLTEAALEALLAPAEFADRLFTFTIAGEEAQFCLDVSADGQEVRAELAPSRARWPKKGGVAVVARGEGLALTPVGGAVRAEALERDVIVRWVLRPLGQVFVPRPAFEVAVVEAQVLAGRDGAALFEYRAAASPPRCRDGVEDGAPRCVLGGVGREARALAIDPEGRRLAVAMGGLKPRVEVYALSNDIRLAWTALYPASAGGVVEVAFSTDGRWVVALTGDGRIHRFDAAAGGLHLAIPSSGRAARSLPPGRAVLVAGSGGEVTLWNLADGTISWRLPPRDLRGPVDRLAASGDGARFATLEYDPSRTVVRVWDTGRRAMVAQIEVDPYAVADVALDGDGSRVFVSHEKDGLLAVDVATGGERAAPRKLGGETGARCRGRLQWLASASVLSCAVEEGVIELSADGRLHAELAAGSEASDWIVSAARDGAHTAAVGGGVLLVWIDEGGTAGGTDGKRAGR